The following proteins are co-located in the Sandaracinaceae bacterium genome:
- a CDS encoding aminotransferase class IV — MGSAVSIDGALVNPERASVPVLDRGFLYGDSAFEVTRTYAGQPFALGLHLERLRHSCAQLSIPVDVDDATLRREVHEVLAAAGNTDAGAESYVRVVVTRGVTALGLSLEGELRPRRVMVAAPLKVHDPKLWEEGGALATVSISRSLDGTGASGVKASNYLPNILSLAAAHRRGAYEAISVGGGGELLEGSTSNLFLVHDGEVSTPPLEVGILGGITRRLVMEAAAEDGAAIRERLLFPPDLYSADEAFITSSTREVVPMVRADGVTLGGGRPGPVTQRLHAAFRRRADALLAEERV, encoded by the coding sequence ATGGGCTCGGCCGTCAGCATCGACGGCGCGCTGGTGAACCCCGAGCGCGCGTCCGTCCCCGTCCTCGACCGCGGCTTCCTCTACGGCGACTCCGCCTTCGAGGTGACGCGGACGTACGCGGGGCAGCCGTTCGCGCTCGGCCTGCACCTCGAGCGGCTGCGCCACTCCTGCGCGCAGCTCTCCATCCCCGTCGACGTGGACGACGCGACCTTGCGCCGCGAGGTCCACGAGGTCCTGGCCGCCGCAGGCAACACCGACGCGGGCGCCGAGTCGTACGTGCGGGTCGTCGTCACCCGCGGCGTCACCGCGCTCGGCCTCTCGCTCGAAGGCGAGCTGCGCCCCCGCCGCGTGATGGTGGCCGCGCCGCTGAAGGTGCACGACCCGAAGCTCTGGGAGGAGGGCGGCGCGCTCGCGACCGTCTCGATCTCGCGCTCCCTGGACGGCACGGGCGCGAGCGGCGTGAAGGCCTCGAACTACCTGCCGAACATCCTCTCCCTGGCCGCCGCGCATCGACGCGGCGCTTACGAGGCGATCAGCGTGGGCGGCGGCGGCGAGCTGCTCGAGGGCTCCACCTCGAACCTCTTCCTCGTGCACGACGGCGAGGTGAGCACCCCGCCGCTCGAGGTCGGCATCCTCGGCGGCATCACGCGCCGGCTGGTCATGGAGGCGGCGGCCGAGGACGGCGCCGCGATCCGCGAGCGGCTGCTCTTCCCGCCGGATCTCTACTCCGCGGACGAGGCGTTCATCACCTCGAGCACCCGCGAGGTCGTGCCGATGGTGCGCGCCGACGGGGTGACGCTGGGGGGCGGCCGCCCGGGGCCCGTGACCCAGCGACTTCACGCGGCTTTCCGTCGCCGCGCCGACGCGCTGCTCGCCGAAGAGCGGGTTTGA
- a CDS encoding MopE-related protein produces the protein MRNGWVAGLALLAVGVGCGTRSGLAVPRDPAADSGVPAARDSGVPEDAGDAGDGVDAAICGGPCTDEVFCNGEERCDPETASCLPGEAPDCDDGDECTIDACDPDADECAHRPEPRDEDGDGVGACEGDCDDRDPLVSPSRAEVCDDVDNDCDASIDEGVRSPCDDCRPGCNRVVLPGVGGWSPTGMNSGGVEEAPDGSLQLSSTRTETYFAWIANHLFGTITKLDTRTGTQSAEYDSALLDGTNAARPPGERCRTDAAGGNCPSRTAVDLRGAVYVANRAFFNQGTVTKIAGFPSDCVDRNGNGVIDTSQDIDGDGIIERSVPGEFLGQMDECILWTVNVGSRNDVPRAIAIDAAGTVWVGLHDASSVVQLDPNTGAVLRTVPLPRTSPFSGFRPYGAAADSVGNVWFVESASGSIINVDASTGALGSIQTASMRGTDCSSSYGIAVDSRDRIWVAGFLCEGAFRFDPVAARWFDVALPDSGVTRGIAADAMGRIYLASSHTYIRFLPGGGFDTSPPISRLTIFDADTGRGLRVIGTPSAPLPGLGSTGVGLDSSGMVWLVNQDSSTATRVDPTTGTARDFPTGESPYTYSDFTGFALRTFTAPNGFFRTTVAGCPFGPTEWERLDWDASVPRGTRVEVRVRSADRELDLGSATWIGPFTARPTELALPPGPVPQRRFMELEISLISDDETSTPSIRDITVQFNCPAG, from the coding sequence ATGCGGAACGGATGGGTCGCGGGGCTGGCGCTCCTGGCGGTGGGGGTCGGGTGCGGGACGCGGTCGGGGCTGGCCGTGCCTCGAGACCCGGCGGCGGACTCGGGGGTGCCGGCGGCGCGGGACTCGGGGGTGCCCGAGGACGCGGGGGACGCGGGCGACGGCGTCGACGCGGCCATCTGCGGCGGACCGTGCACGGACGAGGTGTTCTGCAACGGTGAGGAGCGCTGCGATCCGGAGACGGCGAGCTGCCTGCCCGGCGAGGCGCCCGACTGCGACGACGGCGACGAGTGCACCATCGACGCGTGCGATCCCGACGCGGACGAGTGCGCGCACCGGCCGGAGCCGCGCGACGAGGACGGGGACGGCGTCGGCGCCTGTGAAGGGGACTGCGACGACCGCGACCCGCTGGTCTCGCCCTCGCGCGCCGAGGTCTGCGACGACGTGGACAACGACTGCGACGCGTCCATCGACGAGGGCGTGCGCTCGCCGTGCGACGACTGCCGCCCGGGGTGCAACCGCGTCGTCTTGCCCGGCGTGGGCGGCTGGAGCCCCACCGGGATGAACAGCGGGGGCGTCGAGGAGGCGCCCGACGGATCACTCCAGCTGAGCAGCACGCGCACCGAGACGTACTTCGCCTGGATCGCCAACCACCTCTTCGGGACGATCACGAAGCTCGACACCCGGACGGGCACCCAGAGCGCCGAGTACGACTCCGCGCTGCTCGACGGGACCAACGCCGCGCGCCCGCCCGGCGAGCGCTGCCGGACGGACGCCGCCGGGGGCAACTGCCCTTCCCGCACCGCGGTCGATCTGCGCGGCGCGGTCTACGTGGCCAACCGCGCGTTCTTCAACCAGGGCACCGTCACCAAGATCGCAGGCTTCCCCTCCGACTGTGTCGACCGGAACGGCAACGGGGTCATCGACACGAGCCAGGACATCGACGGCGACGGAATCATCGAGCGCTCGGTCCCGGGCGAGTTCCTGGGCCAGATGGACGAGTGCATCCTCTGGACGGTGAACGTCGGCTCCCGGAACGACGTGCCGCGCGCCATCGCCATCGACGCGGCCGGCACGGTCTGGGTGGGCCTCCATGACGCGAGCAGCGTCGTGCAGCTCGACCCGAACACGGGCGCGGTGCTGCGCACGGTGCCGCTGCCCCGCACGTCGCCCTTCAGCGGCTTCCGCCCCTACGGCGCCGCCGCCGACAGCGTGGGCAACGTGTGGTTCGTGGAGTCCGCGTCGGGCTCGATCATCAACGTCGACGCCTCGACCGGCGCGCTGGGCTCCATCCAGACGGCGTCGATGCGCGGGACCGACTGCTCCAGCTCCTACGGCATCGCGGTGGACTCGCGCGACCGGATCTGGGTGGCGGGCTTCCTGTGCGAGGGGGCGTTCCGCTTCGACCCCGTGGCCGCGCGCTGGTTCGACGTCGCCCTCCCCGACAGCGGCGTCACGCGCGGCATCGCGGCCGACGCGATGGGTCGCATCTACCTCGCGAGCTCTCACACCTACATCCGGTTCCTGCCCGGCGGCGGCTTCGACACGTCGCCGCCCATCAGCCGGCTGACCATCTTCGACGCCGACACGGGGCGCGGGCTCCGCGTGATCGGGACGCCGTCCGCGCCGCTGCCGGGGCTGGGCTCGACCGGGGTCGGGCTCGACTCGTCGGGCATGGTCTGGCTGGTGAACCAGGACTCGTCGACCGCGACGCGTGTCGACCCGACGACCGGGACCGCGCGCGACTTCCCGACCGGCGAGAGCCCCTACACCTACTCGGACTTCACCGGCTTCGCGCTCCGCACGTTCACGGCCCCGAACGGCTTCTTCCGCACCACGGTGGCCGGCTGCCCGTTCGGCCCGACGGAGTGGGAGCGGCTCGACTGGGACGCGTCGGTGCCGCGCGGCACCCGGGTCGAGGTGCGCGTGCGCAGCGCCGATCGCGAGCTCGACCTGGGGAGCGCGACCTGGATCGGCCCCTTCACGGCGCGGCCGACGGAGCTCGCCCTGCCGCCGGGGCCCGTGCCTCAGCGCCGCTTCATGGAGCTCGAGATCAGCCTGATCAGCGACGACGAGACGAGCACGCCGTCGATCCGCGACATCACGGTGCAGTTCAACTGCCCCGCGGGGTAG
- a CDS encoding peptidase MA family metallohydrolase, giving the protein MARRAAFLALLLLASSPLTAMADRPAGDVAEVVESDAVMALPDAPDDYGAERRGDVRWEFPAQAADVAHELQEVYEEHWSRLAEELGGDTEGPLTIRIGRNPEEMSALAPLGAPPPAYASGVAYPARGLILLTLAAPETWQRPDVDSVLVHELSHIALHRAVDGNPIPRWFSEGVAIHQAQEKSLERTRALWGGTVGGRLMPFERLERGFPSNPHAVNLAYAQSADFVRWLRARDSGERKFREVIRRLRDGQSFQTALERTYSITMTELEEQWHASLSERFQALPLLVGSGTLWVLAAFLIVLAYARRKHKDRAKMEEWDEEERTADAAAHALIAARSAAHTTAGPSPTMPEGEHEVLYVMPPEPRTSESGIPTVEHDGRSHTLH; this is encoded by the coding sequence ATGGCTCGACGCGCCGCCTTCTTGGCTCTGCTGCTTCTCGCGTCGAGCCCGCTCACCGCGATGGCCGACCGACCGGCCGGCGACGTGGCCGAGGTGGTGGAGAGCGACGCGGTCATGGCCCTGCCGGACGCGCCGGATGATTACGGAGCCGAGCGCCGGGGCGACGTGCGGTGGGAGTTCCCGGCCCAGGCGGCGGACGTCGCCCACGAGCTGCAGGAGGTCTACGAGGAGCACTGGTCGCGCCTCGCCGAGGAGCTCGGCGGGGACACCGAGGGCCCCCTCACCATCCGGATCGGGCGCAACCCCGAGGAGATGAGCGCGCTCGCCCCGCTCGGCGCGCCGCCTCCGGCGTACGCCAGCGGCGTGGCCTACCCGGCGCGCGGCCTCATCCTGCTCACCCTCGCCGCGCCCGAGACCTGGCAGCGGCCCGACGTCGACTCGGTCCTCGTGCACGAGCTGTCCCACATCGCCCTTCACCGGGCGGTCGACGGCAACCCCATCCCGCGCTGGTTCAGCGAGGGCGTCGCCATCCACCAGGCGCAGGAGAAGAGCCTCGAGCGCACCCGCGCGCTCTGGGGCGGCACCGTCGGGGGGCGACTCATGCCCTTCGAGCGCCTCGAGCGCGGCTTCCCGAGCAACCCGCACGCCGTGAACCTCGCCTACGCCCAGAGCGCCGACTTCGTGCGCTGGCTGCGCGCGCGGGACTCGGGCGAGCGGAAGTTCCGCGAGGTGATCCGGCGCCTGCGAGACGGGCAGAGCTTCCAGACCGCCCTCGAGCGCACCTACTCGATCACCATGACCGAGCTGGAAGAGCAGTGGCACGCCAGCCTGTCGGAGCGCTTCCAGGCCCTGCCGCTGCTGGTCGGCAGCGGCACCCTCTGGGTGCTCGCCGCGTTCCTCATCGTGCTCGCCTACGCGCGCCGCAAGCACAAGGACCGCGCGAAGATGGAGGAGTGGGACGAGGAGGAGCGCACGGCCGACGCCGCCGCGCACGCGCTCATCGCCGCCCGCTCCGCCGCCCACACCACCGCGGGCCCCTCCCCGACCATGCCGGAGGGCGAGCACGAGGTCCTCTACGTCATGCCCCCCGAGCCCCGAACGAGCGAATCCGGCATCCCCACCGTCGAGCACGACGGCCGCAGCCACACGCTGCACTAG
- a CDS encoding lysophospholipid acyltransferase family protein, which produces MTPRSAFNFLWTTGATGVWSVIGVTGQIPGKDPERFQRHTRAWARTVAAGIGLEVQAYGTWRLDPEGTYVLMANHQSHVDIPSLFLALPMVPGFLAKAELRRVPLFGRAMEVGGHVFVDRAQHGRAIEAIRAAAADVSEGTSIVVFPEGTRSSVREVLPFKKGGFHLARQAGVSIVPVGIRGTADLLPKGSKQLLPGVAEVHVGEPLDVATVTGLELPELMREVRARICELAALPPAADRSNA; this is translated from the coding sequence ATGACGCCGCGCTCCGCCTTCAACTTCCTCTGGACCACCGGCGCCACCGGCGTCTGGAGCGTCATCGGCGTCACGGGGCAGATCCCCGGCAAGGATCCGGAGCGCTTTCAGCGGCACACCCGAGCCTGGGCGCGGACGGTGGCCGCGGGGATCGGCCTCGAGGTGCAGGCCTACGGGACCTGGCGGCTCGACCCCGAGGGCACCTACGTGCTGATGGCCAACCACCAGAGCCACGTCGACATCCCTAGTCTCTTCCTCGCGCTGCCGATGGTCCCGGGCTTCCTCGCGAAGGCGGAGCTGCGGAGGGTGCCGCTCTTCGGGAGAGCGATGGAGGTCGGCGGGCACGTCTTCGTCGACCGGGCGCAGCACGGGCGCGCCATCGAGGCGATCCGGGCCGCGGCGGCGGACGTGTCGGAGGGGACGTCGATCGTGGTGTTCCCGGAGGGCACGCGGAGCAGCGTGCGAGAGGTCTTGCCGTTCAAGAAGGGCGGCTTCCACCTCGCTCGACAGGCCGGCGTGTCGATCGTGCCCGTCGGCATCCGCGGCACCGCCGATCTGTTGCCGAAGGGGAGCAAGCAGCTCCTGCCCGGCGTGGCCGAGGTGCACGTGGGGGAGCCGCTCGACGTCGCGACGGTGACGGGGCTCGAGCTGCCGGAGCTGATGCGCGAGGTGCGCGCGCGGATCTGCGAGCTCGCCGCGCTCCCCCCGGCCGCGGATCGATCGAACGCCTGA
- the truA gene encoding tRNA pseudouridine(38-40) synthase TruA, whose product MLGVRLVVSYDGTAFAGWQRQVAQRTVQEVLEGAIARITGEPLTIRGCSRTDSGVHAHGQVVAFDTERDISPHAWVRGLNSQLPDDVAVRSAEPCEPGYQPRYDARGKTYRYLLHLSATRDPMLRHRAWHLGPRMARPLPGHLGRPENRTRLEHWLDLDAMEDAAKRMEGKHDFDAFRSIRDDRINSVRHLRHVRLVRGWMQPDLVALEVRGTAFMQHMVRIIAGTLVDVGRERMTPDDVSALLALEKDRHAAGQTAPPHGLHLLNIELGRIALEAELAAQTDQG is encoded by the coding sequence GTGCTCGGAGTTCGCCTCGTCGTCAGCTACGACGGGACCGCCTTCGCCGGCTGGCAGCGCCAGGTCGCGCAGCGGACCGTCCAGGAGGTGCTCGAGGGCGCCATCGCGCGGATCACGGGCGAGCCGTTGACCATCCGCGGGTGCAGCCGCACCGACTCGGGCGTACACGCGCACGGGCAGGTCGTCGCCTTCGACACCGAGCGAGACATCTCTCCGCACGCCTGGGTGCGCGGGCTCAACTCGCAGCTGCCCGACGACGTCGCGGTGCGCTCCGCCGAGCCGTGCGAGCCCGGCTACCAGCCGCGCTACGACGCGCGCGGCAAGACGTATCGCTATCTCCTGCACCTCTCGGCGACGCGAGACCCGATGCTGCGGCACCGCGCGTGGCACCTCGGACCCCGCATGGCGCGCCCCCTGCCCGGTCACCTCGGCCGCCCCGAGAACCGGACCCGGCTCGAGCACTGGCTGGATCTCGACGCGATGGAGGACGCCGCGAAGCGCATGGAGGGCAAGCACGACTTCGACGCCTTCCGCAGCATCCGCGACGACCGCATCAACTCCGTGCGACACCTCCGGCACGTGCGCCTCGTCCGCGGCTGGATGCAGCCCGACCTCGTGGCGCTCGAGGTGCGCGGCACCGCGTTCATGCAGCACATGGTCCGGATCATCGCCGGCACCCTCGTCGACGTGGGCCGCGAGCGCATGACGCCGGACGACGTGTCCGCCTTGCTCGCGCTCGAGAAGGATCGCCACGCGGCGGGCCAGACCGCGCCGCCGCATGGGCTGCATCTCCTGAACATCGAGCTCGGCCGGATCGCGCTCGAGGCCGAGCTCGCCGCGCAGACCGATCAGGGCTGA
- a CDS encoding MXAN_2562 family outer membrane beta-barrel protein, with protein sequence MKSLPCTAAAGALAIFAALLAPTGTAHADPEDWTAPPTYSASPEHFGLELRLGVYHPEGLGPAFSSPEYFGGDFGPMLSFELHYFPWRIPYIGLVGAGGGLGWSQWDTPSPGSTPTGGETQETDRNVFEIITVRPFLLLRFDTLARELNFPIVITPKIGLDVAHWLTSAGGSSEADGWSIGPRFAGKVSLELDFLEPRAARQLDEEWGINHSEIFFELYYSMAGELVGGQLPMSGWGWAAGLGFTF encoded by the coding sequence ATGAAGTCGCTTCCCTGCACGGCCGCGGCCGGCGCGCTCGCCATCTTCGCTGCGCTGCTCGCCCCCACCGGCACCGCGCACGCCGATCCCGAGGACTGGACGGCGCCTCCCACGTACAGCGCGAGCCCCGAGCACTTCGGCCTCGAGCTCCGGCTGGGCGTCTACCATCCCGAGGGCCTCGGCCCCGCCTTCTCGAGCCCCGAGTACTTCGGCGGCGACTTCGGGCCCATGCTCTCGTTCGAGCTGCACTACTTCCCCTGGCGTATCCCGTACATCGGGCTCGTCGGCGCAGGCGGCGGGCTCGGCTGGTCGCAATGGGACACGCCCTCCCCTGGCTCGACGCCCACCGGGGGCGAGACCCAGGAGACGGACCGAAACGTCTTCGAGATCATCACGGTGCGCCCGTTCCTGCTGCTGCGCTTCGACACCCTCGCGCGGGAGCTGAACTTCCCCATCGTCATCACGCCGAAGATCGGCCTCGATGTGGCGCACTGGCTCACGAGCGCGGGGGGCTCCAGCGAGGCGGACGGCTGGAGCATCGGGCCGCGCTTCGCGGGCAAGGTCTCGCTCGAGCTGGACTTCCTCGAGCCCCGGGCGGCGCGCCAACTCGACGAGGAGTGGGGCATCAACCACTCCGAGATCTTCTTCGAGCTCTACTACTCCATGGCCGGTGAGCTCGTCGGCGGTCAGCTCCCCATGAGCGGCTGGGGCTGGGCGGCCGGCCTCGGCTTCACCTTCTGA
- a CDS encoding MYXO-CTERM sorting domain-containing protein, with amino-acid sequence MTRPLMGAAALALTLWGLAPASAHAQLTGSLQEFTGRSPTPMLSQLGTAENAVTAAECAGVSLQVRFTGISNAVGSLIFFQGSNCQANTPARGSSESTCIPLEYSEVTDMQTMRDIAIPLNRLLECDTLPDTGQRTIFVLAIDNENDMVNADQVFSFPLRWNFGAPAAVSDLVVSGGERSVRLTWQGSTAMLRGYEVFVDAAGCMDGTVIGDLATNDPPTSLRVLGTSDITGTAASATVSFPDAVPIGGQVAVGVRAVDEAGNPGDLTARCVTRTEVTTWWDTYCMGPEASEACRSSGCSVRPHPSAPPPLAMLALLGVGTLLVFRRRTR; translated from the coding sequence ATGACGCGACCGCTCATGGGAGCCGCAGCTCTCGCTCTGACGCTCTGGGGTCTGGCGCCCGCGAGCGCGCACGCGCAGCTGACCGGCTCACTCCAGGAGTTCACCGGCCGAAGCCCGACCCCGATGCTGTCTCAGCTCGGCACGGCGGAGAACGCGGTCACCGCGGCGGAGTGCGCGGGCGTCTCGCTCCAGGTGCGCTTCACCGGGATCAGCAACGCGGTCGGGAGTCTCATCTTCTTCCAGGGCTCGAACTGTCAGGCGAACACGCCGGCGCGCGGGAGCAGCGAGTCCACCTGCATCCCGCTCGAGTACAGCGAGGTCACCGACATGCAGACGATGCGGGACATCGCCATCCCGCTGAACCGTCTGCTCGAGTGCGACACCCTGCCCGACACCGGCCAGCGCACCATCTTCGTGCTCGCCATCGACAACGAGAACGACATGGTCAACGCGGACCAGGTCTTCTCCTTCCCGCTCCGCTGGAACTTCGGCGCGCCCGCCGCGGTGTCCGACCTGGTCGTCAGCGGCGGCGAGCGCTCGGTGCGACTGACCTGGCAAGGCTCCACCGCGATGCTTCGGGGCTACGAGGTGTTCGTCGACGCCGCCGGCTGCATGGACGGGACGGTCATCGGCGACCTCGCGACCAACGATCCGCCCACGAGCCTCCGCGTGCTGGGCACGAGCGACATCACGGGCACCGCGGCGAGCGCCACGGTCAGCTTCCCGGACGCGGTCCCGATCGGAGGGCAGGTCGCGGTCGGGGTCCGTGCGGTCGACGAGGCGGGCAACCCGGGCGACCTCACCGCGCGCTGCGTCACGCGGACCGAGGTCACCACGTGGTGGGACACCTACTGCATGGGCCCCGAGGCGTCCGAAGCGTGCCGCAGCTCGGGCTGCAGCGTTCGGCCTCACCCCAGCGCTCCCCCCCCGCTCGCGATGCTCGCGCTGTTGGGTGTGGGCACGCTCCTCGTCTTCCGGCGGAGAACCCGATGA